AAGAATCAATAACTGCCGAATATAATTCTGTGGGCAATAACCGCCTTTTTCCTCCCAAAAATTGTCCCATCTCTTTCCTCCATCTTCGACTATCAACAAAATACAATAATTGGTCTTTTTTGTCAAGTGAATAAAAATCCTGAATCAGGATTTTTATATTTTTCTTGGTTTTATTTTTAAATATTTTTTTAAGAGTTTTTCTATTCCTACCTTTGAGAGCAGTCCATCTTGCGGACCAATGCTGGAAATAACCGAAGTAGAGTTCGCAGTTCCCCAACGCAACGCTTCGTCAACGCCTTTTTTATAATGAAGAGCGGCAACAAAACCGGTTGCAAAAGCGTCTCCCGCACCCGTCATTTCAACTACCTTCACCGGAAAAACTCCCATTCTATAACATTTTTTATCACCACAAGAATAGGCGCCCTTCGAACCATCTGTCACTACAATTATTTGAGGTCCTAATGTCTGCAACTCCTTTAACAAGTCTTCCATATTTTCAAACCTGCCCACTAATTTATATGCCTCTTCTTTATTAACGAATAACACTTTTGTTGCTTTTAAAACCGGCGACAATTTTTTTGCCCCACGTTTTAGTTGATATGCGCCAGGATTAAAAGCTAAGCATGCGCCTGACTTTTTTACATATTCTACAATATCGCTCTCCAAGTGAATATGATTTTTTCCAACTGCCGTATAATAAACCCATTTTGCTTTATTAAGTTTCGGCAAATCATAATCTCTATTTACTCTATAAATAAGTTGCGTTCGTTCTCCGTTATAATTTAAGACGACCGTATAATTTGTTATTGATTTCTTATGTGTTTTTACATACTTTGTTGCCACGCCTTCCTTTTTGATGCCAGAAATAATTTTCTTTCCACTATCATCGTCTCCCACTATGCTATAAAAAGCAGCCTTCATTCCAAGCCGAACAGAACCAACGGCATTATTAGCCGCATTTCCGGCAATCCTCTGTTCAAAATGCTCAATCGGTATCTTATCGGCATAAGGGAGACAAAGCATCGAATTATGTTCTTCTCCAGACGGAACTATAATGGCTTCTTCTAATTTTAAAAAAGTATCCAATGTTGCGTCACCAATAGAAATAATATCAAACCTCGTCTTTCCATTTTTTTTATAATTTTTTTGCTTTGTCATAGGCTAAACGCTAATTCTTTATATATCAAATTATTTTCTTTTTAAAACTTTTTTTATGGCCTTAATAATGTATGGAGCGGTAAGTCCAAATTTATTTAACAACTCTTCCGGCTTTCCTGACTCACCAAACATATCGTCAACTCCGATGCGTTCTAAAGGAATTGGATAATTTTCTGCCAAAAGCTCACAAATAGCAGACCCCATTCCACCGTTTCTCTGATGCTCTTCAGCTGTAATGAATGCGCCGGTTTCTTTTGCCGCCTGTAACAATGTCTTCTTATCTAAAGGTTTTATTGTATGGTTATTAATAACCTGCACATCTATTTTTTCTTTTTCTAATTCTTTTGCGGCTTTTAATACCTCATAAACAAGCGCTCCGCATGCCACAATAGTCACGTCTTTACCTGTGCGCAAAATTTCTGCGCGTCCGATTTTAAAAGGGGTTTTTGATGTTGTAAAAATTGGAGTCGCCTCTCTGCCCAATCTGATATAACAAGGCCCAACAATCTTTGCAATTTCCAAAGTTGCTTTCTTTGCTTCTTCATAATCGCACGGAACGACGACTGTCATTTTTGGCAAAACTCTTGTTAGAGCGATATCTTCTATTG
The window above is part of the Parcubacteria group bacterium CG10_big_fil_rev_8_21_14_0_10_36_14 genome. Proteins encoded here:
- a CDS encoding transketolase, yielding MINKKANLVKNLFGKNIKQLPTRHGYGDGVVLAGEKNKDIVVLCCDLTESTRNHLFKQKFPNRFIEVGIAEQNMAAMAAGMATCCKVPFIASYAMFSPGRNWEQIRTTICYNETNVKIVGAHAGVSVGPDGATHQAIEDIALTRVLPKMTVVVPCDYEEAKKATLEIAKIVGPCYIRLGREATPIFTTSKTPFKIGRAEILRTGKDVTIVACGALVYEVLKAAKELEKEKIDVQVINNHTIKPLDKKTLLQAAKETGAFITAEEHQRNGGMGSAICELLAENYPIPLERIGVDDMFGESGKPEELLNKFGLTAPYIIKAIKKVLKRK